From a region of the uncultured Desulfatiglans sp. genome:
- a CDS encoding hypothetical protein (Evidence 5 : Unknown function) has translation MKGGRDYTHPGRWKFLFRVCFFVHRVDDYRTSTEIDSLFSEKSERRWTRMQGASAGGCCSL, from the coding sequence TTGAAAGGAGGGAGAGACTACACGCACCCCGGCCGTTGGAAATTTCTGTTCCGGGTTTGCTTTTTTGTCCACCGGGTGGATGATTACCGGACAAGCACTGAGATCGATTCCCTATTTTCGGAAAAAAGCGAAAGGCGATGGACCCGAATGCAGGGGGCGTCGGCGGGTGGTTGCTGCTCGTTGTAA
- a CDS encoding hypothetical protein (Evidence 5 : Unknown function) produces MGHRKERVKNGTMASLFRSKGTICSWVELIERRERLHAPRPLEISVPGLLFCPPGG; encoded by the coding sequence TTGGGACATCGAAAGGAACGGGTGAAAAACGGAACCATGGCTTCTCTTTTCAGGTCAAAAGGAACCATTTGTTCCTGGGTTGAGCTGATTGAAAGGAGGGAGAGACTACACGCACCCCGGCCGTTGGAAATTTCTGTTCCGGGTTTGCTTTTTTGTCCACCGGGTGGATGA